In a genomic window of Mycolicibacillus parakoreensis:
- a CDS encoding acyl-CoA dehydrogenase family protein, producing MAATASTSPRFDPQDPLSLDAALAPDEIAVRDTVAKFCAEHVRPHIADWFEVGDLPARELAKGFGELGLLGMHLHGYGCGGASAVHYGLACQELEAADSGIRSLVSVQGSLAMFSIHHNGSEQQKQHWLPAMATGEVLGCFGLTEPDVGSDPAAMTTRAHRDGDDWILNGRKMWITNGSIADVAVVWAVTDDGIRGFIVPTDTPGFSAHTIHHKLSLRASITSELVLDDVRLPAEALLPGAEGLKGPLSSLSEARYGIIWGSMGAARSAWSAARDYAMSRTQFGRPIAGFQLTQAKLADMALELHKGQLLSLHLGRLKDSVGLAPAQVSFGKLNNTREALQICRTARTILGGNGISLEYPVIRHMVNLESVLTYEGTPEMHQLVLGQAFTGHAAFR from the coding sequence ATGGCCGCCACCGCATCGACGAGCCCGCGCTTCGACCCGCAGGACCCGCTGAGCCTCGACGCCGCGCTGGCCCCCGACGAGATCGCGGTGCGCGACACCGTCGCCAAGTTCTGCGCCGAGCACGTGCGCCCGCACATCGCCGACTGGTTCGAGGTCGGGGACCTGCCGGCACGCGAACTGGCGAAGGGCTTCGGCGAGCTCGGCCTGCTCGGCATGCACCTGCACGGCTACGGCTGCGGCGGCGCCTCGGCGGTGCACTACGGGCTGGCCTGCCAGGAGTTGGAGGCCGCCGACTCCGGTATCCGCTCACTGGTGAGCGTGCAGGGCTCGCTGGCGATGTTCTCGATCCACCACAACGGCTCCGAACAGCAAAAACAGCACTGGCTGCCCGCCATGGCGACCGGGGAGGTCCTGGGGTGCTTCGGGCTGACCGAACCCGATGTCGGCTCCGACCCGGCGGCCATGACCACCCGCGCCCACCGCGACGGCGACGACTGGATCCTCAACGGCCGCAAGATGTGGATCACCAACGGCTCCATCGCCGACGTGGCGGTGGTGTGGGCGGTCACCGACGACGGCATCCGCGGGTTCATCGTGCCCACCGACACCCCCGGGTTCAGCGCGCACACGATTCACCACAAGCTCTCGCTGCGCGCCTCGATCACCAGCGAACTCGTCCTCGACGACGTACGGCTGCCCGCCGAGGCGCTGCTGCCCGGCGCCGAGGGCCTCAAGGGCCCGCTGTCGAGCCTCTCGGAGGCCCGCTACGGCATCATCTGGGGCTCGATGGGCGCCGCGCGCTCGGCGTGGAGCGCCGCGCGCGACTACGCGATGAGCCGCACCCAGTTCGGCCGACCCATCGCCGGATTCCAGCTCACCCAGGCCAAACTCGCCGACATGGCCCTCGAACTGCACAAGGGCCAGCTGCTCTCGCTGCACCTGGGTCGGCTCAAGGACAGCGTCGGGCTGGCCCCCGCGCAGGTCAGCTTCGGCAAACTCAACAACACCCGCGAGGCCCTGCAGATCTGCCGCACCGCGCGCACCATCCTCGGCGGCAACGGCATCTCGCTGGAGTACCCGGTGATCCGCCACATGGTCAACCTCGAGTCGGTGCTCACCTACGAGGGCACCCCGGAGATGCATCAGCTGGTGCTCGGTCAGGCGTTCACCGGGCACGCGGCGTTCCGCTGA
- the fgd gene encoding glucose-6-phosphate dehydrogenase (coenzyme-F420), with translation MAELRLGYKASAEQFGPRELVELAVAAEAAGMDTATVSDHFQPWRHEGGHAPFSLAWMAAVGERTERIVLGTSVLTPTFRYNPAVIAQAFATLGCLHPGRVFLGVGTGEALNEIATGYTGEWPAFKERFARLRESVRLMRELWRGDRVDFAGDYYSTDGASIYDVPDGGIPVYIAAGGPVVAKYAGRAGDGFICTSGKGAELYADKLMPAVADGAAAAERDVEAIDKMIEIKISYDPDPQLALENTRFWAPLSLTAEQKHSIDDPIEMERAADALPIEQVAKRWIVASDPDEAVAKVADYVGYGLNHLVFHAPGHDQRRFLELFTTDLEPRLRRLG, from the coding sequence GTGGCTGAGTTACGACTGGGATATAAGGCATCGGCCGAGCAGTTCGGGCCGCGGGAACTCGTCGAGCTGGCGGTGGCCGCCGAGGCGGCCGGCATGGACACCGCGACGGTCTCCGACCACTTCCAGCCGTGGCGCCACGAGGGCGGGCACGCCCCGTTCTCGCTGGCCTGGATGGCCGCGGTCGGCGAGCGCACCGAACGGATCGTGCTGGGCACCTCGGTGCTGACCCCGACGTTCCGCTACAACCCGGCGGTCATCGCCCAGGCGTTCGCCACCCTGGGGTGTCTGCATCCGGGCCGGGTGTTCCTCGGCGTGGGCACCGGGGAGGCGCTCAACGAGATCGCCACCGGCTACACCGGGGAGTGGCCGGCGTTCAAGGAGCGCTTCGCCCGGCTGCGCGAGTCGGTGCGGTTGATGCGCGAGCTGTGGCGCGGTGACCGGGTCGACTTCGCCGGGGACTACTACAGCACCGACGGCGCCTCGATCTACGACGTGCCCGACGGCGGCATCCCGGTCTACATCGCCGCCGGGGGACCGGTGGTCGCCAAGTACGCCGGGCGCGCCGGCGACGGGTTCATCTGCACCTCCGGCAAGGGCGCGGAGCTCTACGCCGACAAGCTGATGCCGGCGGTGGCCGACGGTGCGGCGGCCGCCGAGCGCGACGTCGAGGCCATCGACAAGATGATCGAGATCAAGATCTCCTACGACCCCGACCCGCAGTTGGCGCTGGAGAACACCCGGTTCTGGGCGCCGCTGTCGCTGACCGCCGAGCAGAAGCACTCCATCGACGACCCGATCGAGATGGAGCGCGCCGCCGACGCGCTGCCGATCGAGCAGGTCGCCAAACGCTGGATCGTGGCGTCGGATCCCGACGAGGCGGTGGCCAAGGTCGCCGACTACGTCGGCTACGGCCTCAACCACCTGGTGTTCCACGCGCCGGGCCACGACCAGCGCCGCTTCCTGGAGCTGTTCACAACCGACCTGGAGCCCCGGCTGCGCCGGCTGGGCTGA
- the pta gene encoding phosphate acetyltransferase: protein MIAQAPTPPQAPRGTGRAIYIAAPEGDTGKSTIALGLLHRLTATVARVGVFRPITRLGEERDYILELLLAHASAEVDYADCVGVTYAALHADTDAAIADIVERYHALAARCDAVVIVGSDYTDVTSPAELGVNARIAVNLGAPVLLAVRARGRSPGQLAQVVGVCLGELAGQHAHAAAVVANRCDPDQLREVADALAAVTPKSYVLPEESLLFAPTVRELTDAVGGQVVSGDAALLDREVTGVMVAGMTADHVLERLREAIAVITPGDRSDVVLAVASAHAADGFPSLSCLILNGGFALHASIEKLVAGLGLRLPIIATGSGTFDTASAAGTARGRVTAASRRKIDTALELVERHVDVTDLLDQLALPMPDVTTPQMFTHQLQDRARADRKRIVLPEGADDRILHAAGRLLQRSVAELTILGDEAEIRSRATELGIDLAGAQVLNPETSELREQFATQYAEMRKHKDVSPDWASEIMHDVSYFATMLVHNGMVDGMVSGAMHTTAHTVRPALEIIRTAEGISTVSSIFLMCLADRVLAYGDCAVVPDPTAEQLADIAISSARTATQFGIDARVAMLSYSTGDSGAGADVDKVREATALVRKREPKLLVEGPIQYDAAVEPSVAAGKMPDSQVAGRATVLIFPDLNTGNNTYKAVQRSAGAIAIGPVLQGLNKPVNDLSRGALVEDIINTVAITAVQAQEAP, encoded by the coding sequence ATGATCGCGCAGGCACCGACGCCGCCGCAGGCGCCACGGGGGACCGGCCGCGCGATCTACATCGCCGCCCCCGAGGGCGACACCGGCAAGTCCACCATCGCCCTGGGACTGCTGCACCGGCTGACCGCCACCGTCGCGCGGGTGGGGGTGTTCCGCCCGATCACCCGCCTCGGCGAGGAGCGCGACTACATCCTGGAGCTGTTGCTGGCCCACGCCAGCGCCGAGGTCGACTACGCCGACTGCGTCGGGGTGACCTACGCGGCGCTGCACGCCGACACCGACGCCGCGATCGCCGACATCGTCGAGCGCTACCACGCGTTGGCGGCGCGCTGCGACGCGGTGGTGATCGTCGGTTCGGACTACACCGACGTCACCAGCCCCGCCGAGCTCGGCGTCAACGCCCGCATCGCGGTCAACCTGGGCGCCCCGGTGCTGCTGGCGGTGCGCGCCCGCGGGCGCAGCCCCGGCCAGCTCGCCCAGGTGGTCGGGGTGTGCCTCGGCGAGCTGGCCGGCCAGCACGCCCACGCCGCGGCGGTGGTGGCCAACCGCTGCGATCCCGACCAGCTGCGCGAGGTCGCCGACGCGCTGGCCGCCGTCACCCCGAAGAGCTACGTGCTGCCCGAGGAGTCGCTGCTGTTCGCCCCGACCGTGCGTGAACTCACCGACGCGGTCGGCGGGCAGGTCGTCTCCGGGGACGCCGCGCTGCTCGATCGCGAGGTCACCGGGGTGATGGTCGCCGGGATGACCGCCGACCACGTGCTCGAACGGCTGCGCGAGGCGATCGCGGTGATCACCCCCGGCGACCGCTCCGACGTGGTGCTGGCGGTGGCCAGCGCGCACGCCGCCGACGGGTTCCCGTCGCTGTCGTGTCTGATCCTCAACGGCGGGTTCGCGCTGCACGCCTCGATCGAGAAACTGGTGGCCGGACTCGGCCTGCGGCTGCCGATCATCGCCACCGGCTCGGGCACCTTCGACACCGCCAGCGCGGCGGGCACCGCGCGCGGGCGGGTCACCGCGGCGTCGCGCCGCAAGATCGACACCGCCCTGGAGCTCGTGGAGCGCCACGTCGACGTCACCGACCTGCTCGATCAGCTGGCGCTGCCGATGCCCGACGTGACGACCCCGCAGATGTTCACCCACCAGCTGCAGGACCGCGCACGCGCCGACCGCAAACGCATCGTGTTGCCCGAGGGTGCCGACGACCGCATCCTGCACGCCGCGGGCCGGCTTCTGCAACGCTCGGTGGCCGAGTTGACCATTCTCGGCGACGAAGCCGAGATCCGTTCGCGCGCCACTGAACTGGGGATCGATCTTGCCGGGGCGCAGGTGCTCAACCCCGAAACCAGTGAGCTGCGTGAACAGTTCGCCACGCAATACGCCGAGATGCGCAAACACAAGGACGTCTCCCCGGACTGGGCGTCGGAAATCATGCACGACGTGTCGTATTTCGCGACGATGCTCGTGCACAACGGGATGGTCGACGGGATGGTGTCCGGGGCGATGCACACCACGGCCCACACCGTGCGCCCCGCCCTGGAGATCATCCGCACCGCGGAGGGCATCTCCACGGTGTCGAGCATCTTCCTGATGTGTTTGGCCGATCGGGTGCTCGCCTACGGCGACTGCGCGGTGGTGCCCGACCCGACCGCCGAACAGCTCGCCGACATCGCGATCTCCTCGGCGCGCACCGCCACCCAGTTCGGCATCGACGCACGCGTGGCGATGCTGTCCTACTCCACCGGCGATTCCGGGGCGGGTGCGGATGTCGACAAGGTCCGCGAAGCGACCGCCCTGGTACGAAAGCGTGAACCAAAGCTGTTGGTGGAGGGTCCCATTCAGTACGACGCCGCGGTCGAACCCAGCGTGGCCGCCGGCAAGATGCCCGACTCGCAGGTCGCCGGGCGGGCCACCGTGCTGATCTTCCCGGACCTCAACACCGGCAACAACACCTACAAGGCGGTGCAGCGCTCGGCCGGGGCGATCGCGATCGGCCCGGTGCTGCAGGGGTTGAACAAACCGGTGAACGACCTGTCCCGCGGTGCGCTGGTCGAGGACATCATCAACACCGTCGCGATCACCGCCGTGCAGGCCCAGGAGGCCCCGTGA
- a CDS encoding thiol-disulfide oxidoreductase DCC family protein: protein MDGVLFFDGHCGMCTRARNRLMRLDRTGRLRSEPLQRPGVAERLGVAAQRLPESAWWLDSSGAVFAGAKAMNAALSTARGTTVPMRIYSLPGVGRIQEWIYRWVAAHRYRFRGVTPLCESEPERCGPPRAS, encoded by the coding sequence ATGGACGGTGTGTTGTTCTTCGACGGCCATTGCGGCATGTGCACGCGGGCCCGCAACCGTCTGATGCGGCTGGATCGGACGGGACGGCTGCGCAGCGAACCGCTGCAACGGCCCGGAGTGGCCGAGCGCCTCGGCGTCGCCGCACAGCGGTTGCCGGAGTCGGCGTGGTGGCTGGACTCGTCGGGGGCGGTGTTCGCGGGAGCGAAGGCGATGAACGCGGCGCTGTCGACGGCGCGGGGCACCACGGTGCCCATGCGGATCTATTCGCTGCCCGGGGTGGGGCGCATCCAGGAGTGGATTTACCGCTGGGTGGCCGCACACCGGTACCGGTTCCGCGGCGTGACACCGCTGTGCGAATCCGAACCCGAGCGGTGTGGGCCGCCCCGGGCATCCTGA
- a CDS encoding heme-binding protein — MNTQRMRQVAAGVGAGCLLAGGAAVLAPSASAAPDCSPAAVKSTVDNATNSAQGYLASHPGAGAVVSAAMSQPRPEAATNVRNYFTAHPNEYYELRNILAPIGETQQQCNTTVLSGPLASAYDEFMAG, encoded by the coding sequence ATGAACACACAACGTATGCGCCAGGTCGCCGCCGGTGTCGGGGCGGGTTGTCTGCTGGCGGGCGGGGCGGCCGTGCTGGCGCCGAGCGCGTCGGCCGCGCCGGACTGCAGCCCGGCGGCGGTCAAGAGCACCGTCGACAACGCGACCAACTCCGCGCAGGGCTATTTGGCGAGCCACCCGGGCGCCGGGGCCGTGGTGTCGGCGGCGATGAGCCAGCCGCGCCCGGAGGCCGCCACCAACGTGCGCAACTACTTCACCGCGCACCCCAACGAGTACTACGAACTGCGCAACATCCTGGCGCCGATCGGCGAGACCCAGCAGCAGTGCAACACCACCGTGTTGAGCGGCCCGCTGGCCTCGGCGTACGACGAGTTCATGGCCGGCTGA
- a CDS encoding MBL fold metallo-hydrolase, protein MVRLIQVSDHVYLAGSEMVNWTLVTDDSGVLLIDAGYPGDRDDVLDSVDALGFHPGNVRAILLTHAHIDHLGSAIWFAETLGTPVYCHADEVGHTRRDYLEQASPLDVALRLWRPRWARWSAHLVRAGGLSRAGIPSAQALTPEIAAALPGAPVAVPSPGHTGGHCSYLVDGVLVSGDALVTGHPLMPRTGPQLLPALFSHDQQLAERSLSALALLETQVLLPGHGEVWHGPIREAVAAALRA, encoded by the coding sequence ATGGTGCGGCTGATTCAGGTGTCCGACCACGTGTATCTGGCGGGCAGCGAGATGGTCAACTGGACGCTGGTCACCGACGACTCCGGGGTGCTGCTCATCGACGCCGGCTATCCGGGCGACCGCGACGACGTGCTCGACTCGGTCGACGCCCTGGGTTTTCATCCCGGCAATGTGCGGGCGATCCTGTTGACCCACGCCCACATCGACCACCTGGGGTCCGCGATCTGGTTCGCCGAGACCCTCGGCACCCCGGTGTACTGCCACGCCGACGAGGTCGGCCACACCCGTCGGGACTATCTGGAGCAGGCCTCGCCGCTGGATGTGGCGCTGCGGCTGTGGCGGCCCCGCTGGGCGCGCTGGAGCGCGCATCTGGTGCGCGCCGGCGGGCTGTCGCGCGCCGGGATCCCGTCGGCGCAGGCGCTGACCCCCGAGATCGCCGCGGCGTTGCCGGGCGCGCCGGTGGCCGTGCCCTCCCCCGGGCACACCGGCGGGCACTGCTCCTATCTGGTCGACGGGGTGCTGGTCAGCGGCGACGCCCTGGTGACCGGGCACCCGCTGATGCCGCGCACCGGCCCGCAGCTGCTGCCCGCGCTGTTCAGCCACGACCAGCAGCTCGCCGAACGGTCGCTGTCAGCACTGGCGCTGCTGGAGACCCAGGTGCTGCTGCCCGGGCACGGCGAGGTGTGGCACGGCCCGATCCGCGAGGCCGTGGCCGCCGCGCTGCGGGCCTAG
- a CDS encoding class I SAM-dependent methyltransferase, protein MTVEHRTDTDTWDPGTGVGATATLVAAARAVAAASPDALIDDPLARPLVHAVGVAELSRWADGDVDDEDPDVQWVLRGFVDLMAVRTRFFDDFLHEATEAGIRQVVNLASGLDARSYRMDWPGGTRIFELDQASVIGFKTTTLADLGVDSSAELHAIAVDLRQDWPAALRANGFDAQAPTVWLIEGLLPFLRPDAQDRLLDAVSELSVSGSRLGAEMFVPPSRELMAPVTRRWQSGGFSVQPRDLVYDEDRTDVTVYLNAHGWSSSATPMRTLLARHGLTHRSEDPLFTGNCYYTAARV, encoded by the coding sequence ATGACCGTCGAACACCGCACCGATACCGATACCTGGGATCCGGGCACCGGCGTGGGCGCCACCGCCACCCTGGTGGCCGCCGCGCGCGCCGTGGCCGCCGCATCCCCCGACGCCCTGATCGACGATCCGCTGGCCCGGCCGCTGGTGCACGCCGTCGGGGTGGCGGAGCTGTCCCGCTGGGCCGACGGCGACGTCGACGACGAGGACCCCGACGTGCAGTGGGTGCTGCGCGGGTTCGTCGACCTGATGGCGGTACGCACCCGCTTCTTCGACGACTTCCTGCACGAGGCCACCGAGGCGGGCATCCGGCAGGTGGTCAACCTGGCCTCCGGGCTCGACGCGCGCAGTTACCGGATGGACTGGCCGGGCGGCACCCGCATCTTCGAGCTCGACCAGGCGTCGGTGATCGGGTTCAAAACCACCACGCTCGCCGACCTGGGGGTCGACTCCAGCGCCGAGCTGCACGCCATCGCCGTCGATCTGCGCCAGGACTGGCCGGCGGCGCTGCGCGCCAACGGCTTCGACGCGCAGGCCCCGACGGTGTGGCTCATCGAGGGGCTGCTGCCGTTTCTGCGTCCCGACGCCCAGGACCGGCTGCTGGACGCGGTCAGCGAACTGAGCGTGTCCGGCAGCCGGCTGGGTGCGGAGATGTTCGTCCCGCCGAGTCGGGAGCTGATGGCCCCGGTCACCCGCCGGTGGCAGAGCGGCGGGTTCAGCGTGCAGCCGCGCGACCTCGTCTACGACGAGGACCGCACCGACGTCACCGTCTACCTCAACGCCCACGGCTGGTCGTCCAGCGCGACCCCGATGCGCACCCTGCTGGCCCGCCACGGCCTGACCCACCGCTCCGAGGATCCGCTTTTCACCGGCAACTGCTACTACACCGCGGCGCGGGTGTAG
- a CDS encoding SDR family NAD(P)-dependent oxidoreductase → MENALVVVTGAGSGIGRAITLGFAATGCRVVAADLNEPAGAATAAHDPEHISALPVDIADRASVDALHARVQAELGTPTVLVNAAGWDETHQFIDATPEFAQKVVAINYLGPVNMCAAFLPAMIDAGGGSRVINLASDAGRVGSAGESIYAGAKGGVIALTKSLARELARHQITVNCVCPGPTDTPLFGAQPEKLQAALIKAIPFRRLATPEEVAAPVLFFASAAASFITGQVISVSGGLTMAG, encoded by the coding sequence ATGGAAAACGCACTCGTCGTCGTCACCGGGGCCGGTTCGGGGATCGGCCGCGCGATCACGCTCGGCTTCGCGGCCACGGGCTGCCGGGTGGTCGCCGCCGATCTCAACGAACCCGCGGGCGCCGCCACCGCCGCCCACGACCCCGAGCACATCAGCGCGCTACCGGTCGACATCGCCGACCGCGCCAGCGTCGACGCCCTGCACGCCCGGGTGCAGGCCGAACTGGGCACCCCCACGGTGCTGGTCAACGCGGCCGGCTGGGATGAGACCCACCAATTCATCGACGCCACACCTGAATTCGCCCAGAAGGTGGTGGCGATCAACTACCTGGGCCCGGTCAACATGTGCGCGGCGTTCCTGCCCGCGATGATCGACGCCGGTGGCGGCAGCCGGGTGATCAACCTGGCCAGCGACGCCGGGCGGGTCGGCAGCGCCGGGGAGAGCATCTACGCCGGCGCCAAGGGCGGGGTGATCGCGCTGACCAAGTCGTTGGCCCGCGAGCTCGCCCGCCACCAGATCACCGTCAACTGTGTCTGCCCCGGCCCCACCGACACCCCGCTGTTCGGCGCCCAGCCGGAGAAACTGCAGGCCGCCTTGATCAAGGCGATCCCGTTTCGCCGGCTCGCCACCCCCGAGGAGGTGGCCGCCCCGGTGCTGTTCTTCGCCTCGGCGGCCGCATCGTTCATCACCGGCCAGGTCATCAGCGTCTCCGGCGGGTTGACGATGGCGGGTTGA
- a CDS encoding acetate/propionate family kinase, whose translation MSSVLVLNCGSSTLKYAVVDPDSGHTAADGLIERIGETDGVADHEAALRRAFDQLRDAGVDLHDDDLVAVGHRAVHGGRRFIEPTPVTDDLIATMHQLEPLAPLHNPPGVLGMQVARKLLPDLAHIAVFDTAFFHHLPAAAAHYALDAEVAERWHIRRYGFHGQSHEYVSGQAAAFIGRPYDQVRQIVLHLGNGASASAIDRGRPVDTSMGMTPMEGLVMGTRSGDIDPGVVGYLHRTAKMSVAEIDTLLNRRSGMLGLGGAVDFREIHARIDAGDEAAALAYEVYVHRLRKYIGAYLAVLGGADVLSFTAGVGENDAVLRADVLAGLSALGIEVDDARNTADSRETRVISTDDSAVTVLVVPTHEELAIARSCVAVLG comes from the coding sequence GTGAGCAGCGTCCTGGTCCTCAACTGCGGATCCTCCACCCTCAAATACGCTGTAGTGGACCCCGATTCGGGACACACCGCCGCCGACGGGCTCATCGAACGGATCGGCGAGACCGACGGGGTGGCCGACCACGAGGCCGCGCTGCGGCGCGCGTTCGATCAACTGCGCGACGCCGGGGTCGACCTGCACGACGACGACCTGGTCGCCGTGGGTCATCGCGCGGTGCACGGCGGGCGGCGCTTCATCGAGCCCACCCCGGTCACCGACGACCTGATCGCCACCATGCACCAGCTGGAACCGCTGGCCCCGCTGCACAACCCGCCCGGGGTGCTCGGCATGCAGGTCGCCCGCAAACTGCTGCCCGATCTGGCGCACATCGCGGTGTTCGACACCGCGTTCTTTCACCACCTGCCGGCGGCGGCCGCCCACTACGCCCTCGACGCCGAGGTCGCCGAGCGCTGGCACATCCGCCGCTACGGGTTTCACGGCCAGTCCCACGAATACGTCTCCGGCCAGGCCGCGGCGTTTATCGGCCGCCCCTACGACCAGGTGCGCCAGATCGTGCTGCACCTGGGCAACGGGGCGTCGGCCTCGGCGATCGACCGGGGACGGCCGGTGGACACCTCGATGGGGATGACCCCGATGGAGGGCCTGGTGATGGGCACCCGCTCCGGTGACATCGACCCCGGGGTGGTGGGCTATCTGCACCGCACCGCGAAGATGAGCGTCGCCGAGATCGACACCCTGCTCAACCGGCGCTCGGGCATGCTCGGTCTCGGTGGGGCGGTGGACTTTCGGGAGATCCACGCCCGCATCGACGCCGGCGATGAGGCCGCCGCCCTGGCCTATGAGGTGTATGTGCATCGGCTGCGCAAATACATCGGCGCGTATCTGGCGGTGCTCGGCGGCGCGGACGTGCTCAGCTTCACTGCCGGGGTCGGCGAGAACGACGCGGTGCTGCGCGCCGACGTGCTGGCCGGGTTGTCGGCGCTGGGCATCGAGGTCGACGACGCCCGCAACACCGCCGATTCCCGGGAGACCCGGGTCATCTCCACCGACGACTCGGCGGTGACGGTGCTGGTGGTGCCCACCCACGAGGAGCTGGCGATCGCGCGCTCCTGCGTGGCGGTGCTGGGCTAG
- a CDS encoding alkaline phosphatase family protein has protein sequence MPGSICDILPSAAALLGAPEATDRLGLPAPARRVVVLLVDGMGTHLLPAMHADAPTLAAVSSGKLGELRELECTFPSTTPTSLVSLGTGVSPGRHGVLGFTLNIPGTERVLIHIFWHDDPPPQHWQPLPTWFHRFNTAGIPARAVLPQLFVDSGLTAAAYGGARFRGVPPDADYAIDLLAEIHAGPGLIYGYTNVLDSAAHAHGIGSPAWLAAAAHVDALLARLLDGLPADTLLLVTADHGGLNVPAHARIDLDADPDLAAGIAVVAGEPRVRYLHTRPGAQADVQAAWAEKLAGRAQVFSRGAAIDAGLFGPVRDEFAARIGDVVAVATGETAILASAHEPPQITDMVGFHGARTDAEMAIPLILLGG, from the coding sequence ATGCCCGGTTCGATCTGCGACATCCTGCCCTCGGCGGCCGCGCTGCTGGGCGCCCCGGAGGCCACCGACCGGCTCGGCCTGCCCGCCCCGGCGCGGCGGGTGGTGGTGCTGCTGGTCGACGGCATGGGCACCCACCTGCTGCCGGCGATGCACGCCGACGCCCCCACCCTGGCCGCGGTGAGCTCCGGGAAACTCGGCGAACTGCGCGAGCTGGAGTGCACCTTCCCGTCGACGACCCCGACCAGCCTGGTGTCGCTGGGCACCGGGGTGTCGCCCGGCCGGCACGGGGTGCTCGGGTTCACGCTCAACATCCCCGGCACCGAGCGGGTGCTCATCCACATCTTCTGGCACGATGACCCGCCGCCGCAGCACTGGCAGCCGCTGCCCACCTGGTTTCACCGCTTCAACACCGCCGGCATCCCCGCACGGGCGGTGTTGCCGCAGCTCTTCGTCGACTCCGGGCTCACCGCGGCCGCCTACGGCGGGGCACGGTTCCGCGGGGTCCCGCCCGACGCCGACTACGCCATCGACCTGCTCGCCGAGATCCACGCCGGCCCGGGACTGATCTACGGCTACACCAACGTGCTGGACTCCGCCGCGCACGCCCACGGCATCGGCTCACCGGCCTGGCTGGCCGCGGCCGCCCACGTCGACGCGCTGCTGGCCCGGCTGCTCGATGGGCTGCCCGCCGACACCCTGCTGCTGGTCACCGCCGACCACGGCGGCCTCAACGTGCCCGCGCACGCCCGCATCGACCTCGACGCCGACCCGGACCTGGCGGCCGGCATCGCGGTGGTCGCCGGCGAACCGCGGGTGCGCTACCTGCACACCCGCCCCGGCGCGCAGGCCGACGTGCAGGCCGCCTGGGCCGAGAAGCTGGCCGGCCGGGCACAGGTGTTCTCCCGCGGGGCCGCCATCGACGCGGGGCTCTTCGGCCCGGTGCGCGACGAGTTCGCCGCCCGGATCGGCGACGTGGTGGCCGTGGCCACCGGCGAGACCGCGATCCTGGCCAGCGCGCACGAGCCGCCGCAGATCACCGACATGGTCGGCTTCCACGGGGCGCGCACCGACGCCGAGATGGCGATCCCGCTGATCCTCCTCGGCGGCTAG
- a CDS encoding MmpS family transport accessory protein, whose protein sequence is MFRRLWIPLVFLVVLSVSGLVVYRLHGVFGSEDPNADAGQGIEIVQFNPKVVTYEVLGPPGTVVSINYWDAEANTHQIDGAVLPWSFTFSTTLPSVSPNIVVQGDSSEIGCRVTVDDIVRAEQYADGNNAQTFCVVKSA, encoded by the coding sequence CTGTTTAGACGACTGTGGATTCCGTTGGTGTTCCTCGTCGTGCTCTCCGTCTCCGGTCTGGTGGTCTACCGGCTGCACGGCGTCTTCGGCTCCGAAGACCCCAACGCCGACGCCGGGCAGGGCATCGAGATCGTCCAGTTCAACCCGAAGGTCGTCACCTACGAGGTGCTCGGCCCGCCGGGAACGGTGGTCAGCATCAACTACTGGGACGCCGAGGCCAACACCCACCAGATCGACGGGGCGGTGCTGCCCTGGTCCTTCACCTTCAGCACCACCTTGCCGTCGGTCAGCCCCAACATCGTCGTGCAGGGCGACAGCAGTGAGATCGGGTGCCGCGTCACCGTCGACGACATCGTGCGCGCCGAACAGTACGCCGACGGCAACAACGCCCAGACCTTCTGCGTGGTGAAATCCGCATGA
- a CDS encoding SRPBCC family protein, translating to MGPMTKVTLTTELPIAASTAARLARNPELMRYVLGPVLKMYRLNVPQRIEVGTVGSARLWWFGLIPSWTHHIAVEQLDDTEIATREHGGPVRKWNHRLTFAPLGEDRCRYTDEIETEDGWRGAPTRLFVRLMFRHRHRRWHALAAIIR from the coding sequence ATGGGCCCGATGACTAAGGTCACCCTAACCACCGAGTTGCCGATCGCGGCGTCGACGGCGGCGCGCCTGGCGCGCAACCCCGAGCTGATGCGCTACGTGCTGGGCCCGGTGCTGAAGATGTATCGGCTCAACGTCCCGCAGCGCATCGAGGTCGGCACCGTGGGCTCGGCACGGCTGTGGTGGTTCGGGCTCATCCCGTCCTGGACCCACCACATCGCCGTCGAGCAGCTCGACGACACCGAGATCGCCACCCGGGAACACGGTGGGCCGGTGCGCAAGTGGAACCACCGGCTGACGTTCGCACCGCTGGGCGAGGACCGGTGCCGCTACACCGACGAGATCGAGACCGAGGACGGCTGGCGCGGGGCGCCGACGCGGCTGTTCGTCCGGCTGATGTTCCGCCACCGGCACCGCCGCTGGCATGCCCTCGCCGCGATCATCCGGTAG